A single window of Priestia filamentosa DNA harbors:
- the madL gene encoding malonate transporter subunit MadL, whose protein sequence is MVIYGVAILAISMLIGVSAGELIGTLIGIDSNIGGVGLSMIILIVAVNLLSKNGRLKKPSQDGIAFWSAIYIPIVVAMAAQQNVVAAIKGGPLAVLAGVLAVLISFAAVPILSKNNKPKKESASK, encoded by the coding sequence ATGGTCATTTACGGCGTTGCCATTCTTGCAATTAGTATGCTTATCGGTGTTTCAGCCGGAGAGCTTATTGGAACGCTTATCGGAATTGATTCTAACATTGGTGGAGTCGGGCTTTCTATGATAATTTTAATTGTTGCAGTTAACTTACTATCAAAAAACGGAAGGCTGAAAAAGCCCTCTCAAGATGGAATCGCATTTTGGAGTGCTATCTATATTCCTATTGTGGTAGCAATGGCAGCTCAGCAAAATGTTGTAGCAGCTATTAAAGGAGGTCCGCTGGCTGTTTTAGCAGGAGTGCTCGCTGTTTTGATTAGTTTTGCCGCCGTTCCAATCCTAAGCAAAAATAATAAACCCAAAAAAGAAAGCGCTTCCAAGTGA
- a CDS encoding MFS transporter, whose amino-acid sequence MKNSYMNAAFGMYVNYFLLGMVNIMLASNMTFLTRQLNTDGAGISYIISAIGIGKLLSYWISGILSDKFGRKPLIITSSLLMAVFLVAIPLSPTYQIAFIFAILAGIANSAMDAGTYPALIEVFPKSPGSASVLVKAFISIGAALLPYMIAFFANRDLFYGYVFFIPALIYFVNMLFLFFVPFPNHHKMVVEGKRSSNGEEVFKEEPNMWKEGAALVVIGFTSTALFTVAQIWLPTFGQDVLGMQDTASVKLLSYYSIGALISVLILAFLLKNIVKPVRVLLVYPLITLAAVVTLLTVHIVPVVIIASFFLGFSTAGVFQLTITVMTQFFYKNKGTVTGIVATAAGLASILLPLATGKMSQTGHISIIFIFDACLSVVGIFAAALVNYRYNKVMPNLPAKKEKTPA is encoded by the coding sequence ATGAAAAACAGTTATATGAATGCAGCTTTTGGAATGTATGTGAACTACTTTTTACTTGGAATGGTTAACATTATGTTAGCTTCCAATATGACTTTTCTAACGCGTCAGCTTAATACAGATGGCGCAGGAATTAGTTATATTATCTCAGCTATTGGAATAGGAAAGCTTTTATCTTATTGGATATCAGGTATTTTATCTGATAAATTTGGAAGAAAACCGCTTATTATTACATCGAGCTTATTAATGGCTGTCTTTTTAGTTGCGATTCCACTTTCGCCTACATATCAAATAGCTTTTATATTTGCTATTTTAGCAGGGATTGCAAATTCTGCTATGGATGCAGGGACGTATCCTGCTCTTATTGAAGTATTTCCAAAATCTCCTGGTTCAGCAAGCGTTCTTGTAAAAGCCTTTATTTCAATTGGAGCAGCTCTTCTTCCATATATGATTGCTTTTTTTGCTAATCGAGATCTTTTTTACGGATACGTATTTTTCATTCCAGCTCTCATTTATTTCGTTAATATGCTCTTTTTATTTTTTGTTCCGTTTCCAAATCATCATAAAATGGTTGTGGAAGGGAAGAGGAGTTCTAACGGAGAAGAAGTGTTTAAAGAAGAACCGAATATGTGGAAAGAGGGAGCAGCTCTTGTGGTGATTGGGTTTACATCAACAGCTCTTTTCACAGTTGCTCAAATTTGGTTGCCAACTTTTGGACAAGATGTGCTTGGAATGCAAGATACAGCATCTGTTAAACTTCTAAGTTACTATAGCATCGGAGCTCTCATTTCAGTCCTTATTCTTGCTTTTCTTTTAAAAAATATAGTAAAACCTGTTCGTGTTTTACTAGTTTATCCACTTATTACGTTAGCAGCGGTTGTCACTCTTTTAACTGTGCATATTGTTCCTGTCGTTATCATAGCTTCTTTCTTTTTAGGTTTCTCAACTGCTGGTGTTTTTCAGCTCACAATTACAGTAATGACGCAGTTTTTCTATAAGAACAAAGGAACTGTTACAGGTATTGTTGCAACAGCTGCGGGCTTAGCATCTATTCTTTTACCTCTTGCAACAGGCAAAATGTCGCAAACTGGCCATATCTCCATTATCTTTATATTTGATGCTTGCCTTTCTGTTGTAGGTATTTTTGCTGCAGCTCTTGTAAACTATCGCTATAATAAAGTTATGCCTAACTTACCAGCTAAAAAAGAAAAGACGCCTGCATAA
- a CDS encoding methyl-accepting chemotaxis protein — MLELKLWAKINLLVFCIVFMFCSLIGTVFFHIITDDIKEIATQKAQGDLKISYSYLSSRYKGEWTLKKDGLYKGKTRMNGNYDIVDQIGNLTGDTVTLFEKDVPVTSNVMINGKRAIGTKLDPKVAKTISKDKRRFYGEAEIVGVPYQTSYMPTRAKNGDIIGIFYVRANQDMIKETTRSFFLLFTCTVLVILILSGIATYLFTNKMKKLLNKLSAVFEKAGDGDLTVELQDTAHDELTVLADSFNKMKENLHTMIRKISHTSEQVASSSEQLKNGAQEANEATVKITESIQLVAHASENQMASMMESEQALENITVGIQEIAEGSKMMATKGKLTNELALEGRSLIESSSFQMKTIEESVLQSKQAIQLLNRRSKEIEEISAFITDVASQTNLLSLNASIEAARAGEHGKGFAVVAEEVRKLAEQSKQSAAQISNFIKEI, encoded by the coding sequence GTGTTAGAGTTAAAGCTGTGGGCGAAAATTAATCTTTTAGTTTTTTGTATTGTATTTATGTTTTGCAGTTTGATTGGCACCGTATTTTTCCATATTATTACTGATGATATAAAAGAAATTGCTACACAAAAAGCACAAGGGGATTTAAAAATTAGCTATTCTTATTTAAGCAGTCGTTATAAAGGTGAATGGACTCTAAAGAAGGATGGGTTATATAAAGGAAAAACTCGGATGAATGGAAATTACGATATTGTTGATCAAATTGGAAATCTAACGGGAGATACTGTGACACTTTTCGAAAAAGATGTTCCTGTTACTTCTAACGTTATGATTAACGGAAAGCGGGCGATTGGGACGAAGCTTGATCCTAAAGTAGCGAAAACGATTTCCAAAGACAAAAGACGTTTTTACGGAGAAGCAGAAATTGTGGGCGTTCCTTATCAGACCTCATATATGCCTACTCGTGCTAAGAATGGAGATATTATTGGTATTTTTTACGTCAGAGCAAATCAAGATATGATCAAAGAAACAACTCGATCATTTTTTCTTCTTTTCACATGTACTGTTCTCGTTATTTTAATCTTATCAGGAATTGCTACTTACCTTTTTACTAATAAAATGAAAAAGCTTCTAAATAAACTTTCTGCTGTTTTTGAAAAAGCTGGAGATGGAGATTTAACAGTAGAGTTACAAGATACAGCACATGATGAGCTGACAGTTCTTGCTGATAGTTTTAATAAAATGAAAGAAAATTTACATACAATGATTAGAAAAATTTCGCACACATCTGAGCAAGTCGCTTCCTCTTCTGAACAGCTAAAAAACGGAGCGCAGGAAGCAAATGAGGCAACTGTTAAAATTACTGAATCCATTCAACTTGTTGCCCATGCTTCTGAAAACCAAATGGCAAGCATGATGGAAAGTGAACAAGCTCTTGAAAACATCACAGTAGGAATTCAGGAAATTGCAGAGGGTTCTAAAATGATGGCAACGAAAGGAAAACTAACAAACGAACTGGCTTTAGAGGGACGCAGTCTAATTGAGTCTTCTTCCTTTCAAATGAAAACAATTGAAGAATCGGTTTTACAAAGCAAACAGGCTATTCAGCTTTTAAATAGACGATCAAAAGAGATTGAAGAAATTTCTGCCTTTATTACAGATGTTGCGAGCCAAACGAACCTGCTTTCTTTAAATGCTTCTATTGAAGCGGCAAGAGCTGGAGAGCACGGTAAAGGCTTTGCAGTTGTTGCTGAGGAGGTCCGCAAATTAGCGGAACAATCTAAGCAGTCTGCTGCTCAAATTTCAAACTTTATTAAAGAAATTTAG
- the pepF gene encoding oligoendopeptidase F, with protein MVETKSIPESEKWKKEHIFSSEEAWKRSYEEVSTRIDDIKHYQGNITNAKELLTYLTKGEEISQKYSKLYVYAMLSHDEDTRVAESQARLSKVQQLGVKLSSATSFFTPFLLSLDEQTLSTYIKQEEGLQYFEEDLFDTYRYKEHVLSAEQEALLSEMGEALQAPRNTYGMINNADITFGYITNDQGEKERLTRGKYALLSKSSDREKRKEAYKAYYEPYIGLHNTIGSTLSAAVKNNVKLTKLRNYPSALEKALFGDKVPKEVYETLIQAAHKGKEALHAYTKERKKILNVNELRPYDLGVPLVEGVKYDISYDEAYEMMLKALSPLGEDYVSQLKEMKAAGVIDVHETPGKRSGAYNIGVYGVHPYVLLNHRNDLDSLFTLTHEMGHAMHSYYSNKHQPHITAGYSIFVAEVASTVNEVLLMHHLIDHEKDDKKRRYLLHHFIDQFKGTFFTQVMFAEFEKIVHEKAEKEEPLNASAFNEVYEELFGSYHGESLELGDEVKYGWSRIPHFYRPFYVYKYATGYASAIHIADRLLKGDEETKNNYLEFLKSGSSDYPLSLLKRTGVDLEEGEPIRNALNVFSGLVKEFSKE; from the coding sequence ATGGTAGAAACAAAAAGCATTCCAGAAAGCGAGAAATGGAAAAAAGAACACATTTTTTCTTCTGAAGAAGCATGGAAAAGGAGCTATGAAGAAGTTTCCACTCGTATTGATGATATCAAACACTATCAAGGAAATATTACAAATGCAAAAGAACTTTTAACATACTTAACAAAGGGAGAAGAAATCTCTCAAAAATATAGCAAGCTTTATGTTTATGCAATGCTTTCTCATGATGAAGATACAAGAGTTGCCGAGTCACAAGCAAGGCTTTCAAAAGTGCAGCAGCTTGGCGTAAAACTAAGCAGCGCCACTTCTTTTTTTACACCTTTTCTTCTAAGCTTAGATGAGCAAACACTTTCTACTTATATTAAGCAAGAAGAAGGACTTCAATATTTTGAAGAAGATTTATTTGATACGTATCGATATAAAGAACACGTATTATCTGCAGAGCAAGAAGCGCTTCTTTCCGAAATGGGGGAGGCACTGCAAGCTCCTCGCAATACGTATGGGATGATTAATAATGCAGACATTACGTTCGGATATATTACAAATGATCAAGGAGAGAAAGAGCGCTTAACACGCGGGAAATATGCATTATTAAGCAAAAGTTCCGATCGAGAAAAAAGAAAAGAAGCGTATAAAGCTTATTATGAACCATATATAGGTCTTCATAATACAATTGGTTCAACACTTTCAGCTGCGGTGAAAAATAACGTCAAATTGACTAAGTTAAGAAACTATCCATCTGCTTTAGAAAAAGCGCTCTTTGGCGACAAAGTACCAAAAGAAGTATATGAGACGCTCATTCAAGCGGCACATAAAGGAAAAGAAGCCTTGCATGCTTACACAAAAGAGCGGAAAAAGATTTTGAACGTAAACGAGCTTCGCCCGTATGATTTAGGGGTTCCACTTGTAGAAGGAGTAAAGTACGATATCTCATATGACGAAGCATACGAAATGATGTTAAAAGCGTTAAGTCCGCTTGGAGAAGACTATGTAAGTCAATTAAAAGAAATGAAGGCTGCAGGTGTTATTGACGTTCATGAAACACCAGGGAAACGTTCTGGAGCTTACAATATTGGAGTATATGGAGTGCATCCTTACGTTCTTCTAAACCATCGCAATGACTTAGATAGTTTGTTTACCTTAACGCATGAAATGGGTCATGCTATGCACAGCTATTATTCAAATAAACATCAGCCACATATAACAGCAGGATATTCTATTTTTGTAGCGGAAGTAGCTTCAACGGTGAATGAAGTTTTGCTTATGCACCACCTTATTGATCATGAAAAAGATGATAAAAAGCGACGTTACTTACTTCACCATTTTATTGATCAGTTTAAAGGAACATTTTTTACTCAAGTTATGTTTGCTGAATTTGAGAAAATCGTGCACGAGAAAGCGGAAAAAGAAGAACCTCTTAATGCTTCAGCTTTTAATGAAGTATATGAAGAGCTTTTTGGAAGCTACCACGGAGAAAGTTTGGAGCTTGGAGATGAAGTGAAATACGGATGGAGCCGTATTCCTCACTTTTACCGTCCATTCTATGTTTACAAGTATGCAACAGGCTACGCATCAGCCATTCATATTGCAGACCGTCTTCTTAAAGGCGATGAAGAAACGAAAAACAACTACCTAGAATTTTTAAAAAGCGGAAGCTCTGATTATCCGCTTAGCTTGCTAAAAAGAACAGGCGTTGATTTAGAAGAGGGAGAGCCAATTCGCAATGCGCTAAATGTATTTAGCGGGCTTGTAAAAGAGTTCTCAAAAGAATAA
- a CDS encoding DUF420 domain-containing protein, with protein sequence MKPTQSQKNFTGIVVTLTIVINGLIALLFFMPKLEQFSHLDVTFLPLLNAVLNSFTFIFLLSALIMIKQRNITAHKRFIFAAFTTTFLFLISYVTYHAIAPNTHFPAEGFIKYVYFFILITHITLSAAIVPLALITLLRGLSRQDERHKKIARWTMPLWLYVSLTGVIVYLMISPYY encoded by the coding sequence ATGAAACCCACACAGAGTCAAAAAAATTTTACTGGAATTGTTGTGACGCTGACAATCGTCATTAACGGACTTATTGCTCTTCTTTTCTTTATGCCAAAGCTTGAGCAGTTCAGTCATCTCGATGTTACCTTCTTACCATTGTTAAATGCTGTATTAAATAGTTTTACATTTATCTTTTTGCTTTCAGCTCTTATTATGATTAAGCAGCGAAACATTACGGCGCACAAACGCTTTATTTTTGCGGCCTTTACAACAACGTTTTTGTTCTTAATTTCATATGTTACGTATCACGCTATTGCTCCAAACACGCACTTTCCAGCAGAAGGATTTATCAAGTACGTCTATTTCTTTATTCTTATTACTCATATTACACTTTCAGCTGCTATCGTCCCGCTTGCTCTTATTACACTTCTCCGTGGATTGAGCAGACAAGATGAGCGTCATAAGAAAATTGCAAGGTGGACAATGCCACTTTGGCTTTATGTAAGTCTTACAGGAGTTATTGTATATTTAATGATTTCTCCTTATTATTAA
- the proC gene encoding pyrroline-5-carboxylate reductase, translating to MISNQKVAFLGAGSMAEAMISGIVEAELIPAEQIIATNKSNEERLQQLRNKYGIRAMKREELDFSSVDFFILAMKPKDIDEALSSIKDKVTKEQVILSVLAGIPTSYMEENLNEDQQVIRVMPNTSSMLRESATALSPGKHTSMDKVILAKKLLACIGEVYVIEEDKMDIFTGIAGSGPAYFYYLMEHIEKTAKEAGLDEETARQIGSQTILGAAKMMMEQDDTPADLRKKVTSPNGTTAAGLAALEKHGGGEAISEAIKGAAQRSEEISANLNKKIVTQ from the coding sequence TTGATTAGTAATCAGAAAGTTGCTTTTTTAGGAGCGGGTTCAATGGCAGAAGCAATGATTTCTGGCATTGTAGAAGCAGAGTTAATTCCTGCTGAACAAATTATTGCGACAAATAAAAGCAATGAAGAGAGATTACAACAGCTGAGAAATAAATATGGAATTCGTGCAATGAAACGTGAAGAATTGGATTTTAGCTCGGTAGATTTTTTTATCTTAGCAATGAAACCAAAAGATATCGATGAGGCTCTTTCGTCTATTAAAGATAAAGTAACAAAAGAGCAGGTTATCTTATCTGTATTAGCGGGTATACCAACTTCATACATGGAAGAAAATTTAAATGAAGACCAACAAGTTATTCGCGTTATGCCAAATACATCGAGCATGTTAAGAGAATCGGCAACAGCACTTTCACCAGGAAAGCACACATCGATGGATAAAGTAATATTAGCGAAAAAGCTTCTAGCTTGCATTGGTGAAGTTTACGTAATTGAAGAAGATAAAATGGACATTTTTACAGGAATTGCTGGAAGTGGTCCTGCGTACTTCTACTATTTGATGGAGCATATTGAAAAAACAGCGAAAGAAGCCGGTCTTGATGAAGAAACAGCACGTCAAATTGGGTCTCAAACAATTCTTGGTGCAGCTAAGATGATGATGGAGCAAGATGATACACCTGCTGATTTACGCAAGAAAGTAACGTCACCAAACGGCACGACAGCAGCTGGACTTGCAGCGCTTGAAAAACACGGAGGCGGAGAAGCGATTTCAGAAGCCATTAAAGGTGCGGCACAGCGTTCAGAAGAAATTAGTGCTAATTTAAATAAGAAAATAGTCACTCAGTAA
- the madM gene encoding malonate transporter subunit MadM — protein sequence MESIKNVLIENNLVTAFALIGLTMYLSYFISTKLTRGKLHGSAIAIMIGLLLAYYGGTVTGGEKGLADISIFAGIGIMGGGMLRDLAIISTAFGVNFNQVKSAGVIGFISLFIGIFLSFFIGVIVALSFGYSSPVDITTIGAGTATYIVGPVTGSALGASSEVITLSIAAGLIKSMLTMVFTPFAAKFIGLNNPRSAMIFGGLMGTTSGTAAGLAATDPKLVPYGAMTATFYTGLGCLLCPSLLYFIIQLTF from the coding sequence ATGGAAAGTATTAAAAATGTATTAATTGAAAACAACCTTGTCACAGCTTTCGCCCTCATTGGCCTTACAATGTACTTATCTTACTTCATATCCACAAAGCTCACACGCGGAAAACTTCATGGCTCTGCTATCGCCATTATGATTGGTCTCCTTCTTGCTTATTATGGAGGAACTGTAACAGGAGGAGAAAAAGGACTTGCTGATATAAGTATTTTTGCTGGGATTGGTATAATGGGTGGTGGCATGCTGCGCGATCTTGCTATTATTTCAACAGCTTTTGGTGTGAATTTTAATCAAGTTAAAAGCGCGGGTGTTATTGGGTTCATTTCTTTATTTATTGGCATTTTCCTTTCCTTCTTTATTGGTGTCATTGTTGCTCTTTCATTTGGCTACTCAAGCCCTGTAGACATTACAACAATTGGCGCTGGAACAGCTACTTATATCGTTGGTCCTGTAACAGGATCAGCACTTGGAGCAAGCTCTGAAGTTATTACACTCAGCATTGCAGCAGGGCTTATAAAATCTATGCTAACAATGGTTTTCACTCCATTTGCAGCTAAATTTATTGGCCTTAATAACCCTCGTTCTGCGATGATTTTTGGTGGACTTATGGGAACAACAAGCGGTACAGCAGCAGGGCTTGCAGCAACAGATCCAAAACTTGTTCCTTATGGAGCAATGACCGCTACATTTTATACAGGACTAGGCTGCTTATTGTGTCCATCTCTTTTGTACTTTATTATTCAACTTACTTTTTAA
- a CDS encoding glutamate-5-semialdehyde dehydrogenase codes for MTLTKEVSNVKEQGKKAKKAAKTLCLLTTDEKNRALLTLAQHLEENYEKILEANERDLQKGRKQNFEEAFMDRLALSKERVHEFAEGLRNVAKLNDPVGEELSSWTLDNGLGVKTVRVPLGVIGMIYEARPNVTVDATGLALKSGNAIILKGGSSALHSNGAIVDVIHEALDQTKIPRDAVQFISTANREATSELFTMKDEIDVLIPRGGASLINTVVNNASVPVLETGVGNCHLYVDRDAEVEKALNIIINAKTDRPAVCNAAETLILHEEWLQNYQKELKKALSDAGITVHGDDKALAVFNDGYKAEEKDWKEEYLSLDLAIKVVSNIGEAIEHIEKYGTKHSEAIITENAEAANKFTTLVDAAALYHNASTRFTDGGALGFGAEIGISTQKLHARGPMGLPALTTVKYVMNGTGQIR; via the coding sequence ATGACGTTAACAAAAGAAGTATCAAACGTAAAAGAACAAGGGAAAAAAGCAAAAAAGGCAGCAAAAACGCTCTGTTTATTGACAACAGATGAAAAGAACAGAGCATTGCTAACATTAGCTCAACATCTTGAAGAAAATTATGAAAAGATTTTAGAGGCAAATGAGCGTGACTTACAGAAAGGACGCAAACAAAACTTTGAGGAAGCTTTTATGGATCGTTTAGCTCTTTCAAAAGAAAGAGTTCATGAGTTTGCGGAGGGACTTAGAAATGTCGCCAAGCTCAATGATCCTGTTGGAGAAGAACTTTCAAGCTGGACACTTGATAACGGTCTCGGTGTTAAAACAGTTCGTGTACCGCTTGGGGTTATTGGGATGATTTATGAAGCGAGACCAAACGTAACGGTTGATGCAACAGGTCTTGCTTTAAAATCAGGAAATGCCATTATTTTAAAAGGGGGCTCATCAGCTCTTCATTCAAATGGAGCTATTGTAGATGTGATTCATGAGGCTCTAGATCAAACAAAAATTCCACGCGATGCTGTACAATTTATTTCAACCGCAAACCGAGAAGCAACGAGCGAACTTTTTACAATGAAAGATGAAATTGATGTACTTATTCCACGTGGAGGAGCTTCACTTATTAATACTGTTGTGAACAATGCAAGCGTGCCGGTGCTAGAGACAGGTGTAGGAAATTGTCATCTTTACGTTGATCGTGATGCAGAAGTTGAAAAAGCTTTAAATATCATCATTAACGCTAAAACAGATCGTCCTGCTGTATGTAATGCAGCAGAAACGCTCATCCTTCATGAAGAATGGTTGCAAAATTATCAAAAGGAGCTGAAAAAAGCTCTTTCTGACGCAGGAATTACGGTTCATGGAGATGACAAAGCGCTTGCCGTTTTTAACGATGGATATAAAGCAGAGGAGAAAGACTGGAAAGAAGAATATTTAAGCTTAGATCTTGCTATTAAAGTCGTAAGTAACATTGGTGAAGCAATTGAGCATATTGAAAAATACGGTACAAAACATTCGGAAGCAATTATTACTGAAAATGCAGAAGCAGCGAACAAATTTACAACACTCGTAGATGCTGCAGCTCTTTATCATAATGCTTCAACAAGATTCACTGACGGTGGAGCGCTTGGATTTGGAGCAGAAATTGGGATTTCGACGCAAAAACTACATGCACGTGGTCCAATGGGTCTTCCAGCTCTTACAACCGTAAAATATGTGATGAACGGTACAGGACAAATTCGCTAA
- the proB gene encoding glutamate 5-kinase gives MMSLDTVKRVVIKIGSSSLTSRHGEISRRKLEKLVDQVVQLKDQGHEVLLVSSGAVAAGYRKLGCLERPSSLPEKQAAASIGQGLLMEAYSELFLSHGYVTSQILITRNDFSDEARYNNVRNTTSILLERGIVPIVNENDTVTVDRLKFGDNDTLSAKVAGLVNADLLIILSDIDGLYDDNPHNNQDAKLLRTVDKITPEIEAAAGGSGSSVGTGGMKSKIEAVKIANASGIPTFLGKAGVSNILDDAVQNKAKGTYFTCAEGALNLNHKEQWIAFNSGPEGEITVDEQGKKEILENSESLLPTHVYSVEGTFQSKSVVRISDLNGEAIGLGIVNYSSEDLTLCRDLEALEAKEAAVKFEDLVCHKEVITPIKI, from the coding sequence ATGATGTCATTAGACACCGTAAAACGGGTTGTCATAAAAATTGGAAGCAGTTCACTAACAAGTAGACATGGAGAAATAAGTAGAAGAAAATTAGAAAAATTAGTTGACCAAGTTGTGCAATTAAAAGATCAGGGACATGAAGTATTGCTTGTTTCATCTGGAGCAGTTGCGGCGGGTTATCGCAAGCTCGGATGTCTTGAACGTCCAAGTTCTTTACCTGAAAAACAAGCAGCCGCATCAATAGGGCAAGGATTATTAATGGAAGCTTATTCAGAGCTTTTTCTATCACACGGTTATGTTACGTCACAAATTTTAATTACGAGAAACGATTTCTCAGACGAAGCTCGCTATAATAACGTGCGTAACACAACAAGTATCTTGCTTGAACGCGGAATTGTACCAATCGTAAACGAAAACGATACGGTAACAGTTGATCGCTTAAAATTCGGTGACAACGATACGCTATCAGCTAAAGTAGCCGGTCTTGTTAATGCAGATTTACTCATCATTCTTTCCGACATTGACGGACTTTATGACGACAATCCACATAACAACCAAGATGCTAAGCTTTTACGCACCGTTGACAAAATCACACCAGAAATTGAAGCAGCTGCTGGTGGTTCAGGTAGCAGTGTTGGAACCGGAGGTATGAAGTCTAAAATTGAGGCAGTTAAGATCGCAAATGCTTCCGGTATTCCAACTTTCCTTGGTAAGGCAGGCGTTTCAAACATTTTGGACGATGCGGTCCAAAATAAAGCAAAAGGAACGTATTTTACATGTGCAGAAGGAGCGCTAAATTTAAATCATAAGGAACAATGGATTGCTTTTAATTCAGGTCCTGAAGGAGAAATTACCGTTGATGAACAAGGGAAGAAAGAGATTTTGGAAAACTCTGAAAGTTTACTTCCTACACATGTTTATAGCGTTGAAGGTACATTTCAAAGCAAAAGCGTTGTACGCATTAGTGATTTGAACGGAGAAGCGATTGGCCTTGGCATTGTAAATTACTCTTCTGAGGATTTAACGCTTTGCCGAGATCTTGAAGCTCTTGAAGCAAAAGAAGCGGCCGTAAAGTTTGAAGACTTAGTTTGTCATAAAGAAGTAATAACGCCAATTAAAATATAG
- a CDS encoding cold-shock protein: MYNKKEVPEIVTAETKVWNCVSEDCNCWVRDNFKSSETPTCPLCESEMKSGVEILQVVDNPTLS; this comes from the coding sequence ATGTATAATAAAAAGGAAGTCCCTGAAATTGTGACAGCAGAAACGAAAGTTTGGAACTGTGTTTCCGAAGATTGTAACTGCTGGGTGCGAGATAATTTTAAAAGCAGTGAGACGCCGACATGCCCGCTTTGTGAAAGTGAAATGAAGTCGGGAGTAGAAATTCTTCAAGTTGTCGATAATCCAACACTTTCATAA
- a CDS encoding methyl-accepting chemotaxis protein yields MATAQSIHHVKEDVQNGLTLVRKTEDTFREITSFTTKLEQTITNSVSITEHMTSHTQEVTATASSITEVAKENADHVQSVAALTEEQLASMNEINASAHSLSKIATNLQKLVTHFKI; encoded by the coding sequence GTGGCTACCGCTCAATCCATTCATCATGTAAAAGAAGACGTCCAAAATGGATTAACGCTTGTTAGAAAAACAGAAGATACATTCCGAGAAATTACGTCTTTCACAACAAAGCTTGAGCAAACGATCACGAACTCTGTCTCTATTACAGAACATATGACTTCTCATACGCAGGAAGTAACGGCAACGGCTTCCTCCATCACAGAGGTTGCAAAGGAAAATGCTGATCATGTTCAAAGTGTGGCAGCTCTAACAGAGGAACAACTCGCTTCAATGAATGAAATTAATGCTTCTGCTCATTCTCTTTCAAAAATAGCGACAAATCTCCAAAAACTTGTGACACATTTTAAAATATAA
- a CDS encoding lipid II flippase family protein: MILVLIMLLTGVIHFVETSCYSIRFGGVKLKKIAVSLSIASAVLLIARTSNLSQSMLLGNMVDSVDEDMEGSIVLSFRLILLSASIGTLISIVAYPTMAKLSPLLIKRFEIEGSLMNLMTLTNIKKLRYVPSYIRKPRITVMQKLRIGGIPKRMMLINIFVTSVYTTGVLSALYASILDPAHSATSIMSAGIINGVATILFTLFLDPHIALLTERALIEDTGSSAMTKTYIFLMISRLIGTLVSQIFFLPAAVLITYISKLVGVL; the protein is encoded by the coding sequence ATGATATTAGTTCTTATCATGCTTTTAACAGGAGTTATTCACTTTGTAGAAACATCGTGCTATAGCATTCGATTTGGAGGAGTAAAGTTAAAGAAAATTGCTGTATCTCTTTCCATTGCAAGTGCTGTTTTACTTATCGCAAGAACATCGAATTTGTCTCAGTCTATGCTTTTAGGGAATATGGTAGATAGCGTTGATGAAGATATGGAAGGAAGTATTGTTCTTTCCTTTCGTCTTATCTTATTGAGTGCTTCAATCGGAACACTCATTAGTATAGTTGCTTATCCAACAATGGCGAAACTTTCTCCTTTGCTTATTAAGCGTTTTGAGATAGAAGGATCACTAATGAATTTAATGACGCTCACGAATATTAAAAAATTACGTTATGTTCCTTCATACATAAGAAAGCCAAGAATAACGGTTATGCAAAAACTTCGCATTGGAGGAATTCCGAAGCGAATGATGCTCATAAATATTTTCGTAACCTCTGTTTATACAACTGGAGTTCTTTCAGCTTTGTATGCTTCAATTCTCGATCCTGCTCATAGTGCAACATCTATTATGTCAGCTGGAATTATTAACGGAGTAGCTACAATTTTATTTACACTATTTCTTGATCCGCACATAGCACTTTTGACAGAGCGTGCGCTCATTGAGGATACAGGGTCTTCTGCCATGACAAAAACATATATCTTTCTTATGATTTCACGTTTAATAGGGACGCTAGTGTCTCAAATCTTCTTTCTTCCGGCAGCTGTTCTTATTACCTATATAAGTAAGCTTGTTGGCGTCTTATAA